The proteins below come from a single Tsuneonella deserti genomic window:
- the egtB gene encoding ergothioneine biosynthesis protein EgtB produces the protein MPQFAPQRALDASEDLAARFIAARTLSEALAAPLSDADATIQSMDDASPTKWHLAHTTWFWETFLLRDHLTGYRLWREDWPYLFNSYYEAEGERHARSRRGMLARPSLADILTWREHVTQAMAPLFGREELGDLIELGIAHEQQHQELLLTDIKHALFQNPLGPSMWTEHPEIPHRSAGKGNWSEHPGGITPIGHRGPGFAFDNECPRHRVLLEPFALADDLVTNGEWRAFIDDGGYRAPSLWLSDGWAWVQREGIAGPLYWRGDEAFTHCGWQKRDEQAPVTHISYYEADAFACWAGARLPTEFEWEAAAATRDALAGNQLDRAGPPLPQGTGELFGDCWQFTRSAYLPYPRFRAAEGAVGEYNGKFMSGQFVLKGASCATPRGHSRSTYRNFFYPHHRWQFTGLRLAKDA, from the coding sequence ATACCTCAATTTGCCCCCCAACGGGCTCTCGACGCCAGCGAGGACCTGGCAGCGCGCTTCATCGCCGCGCGGACGTTGAGTGAAGCACTTGCGGCACCGCTCAGCGACGCTGACGCCACCATCCAGTCAATGGACGATGCCAGCCCTACCAAATGGCATCTGGCGCACACGACATGGTTCTGGGAAACATTCCTCCTTCGCGATCACCTGACTGGTTACCGGTTGTGGCGCGAGGATTGGCCCTACCTGTTCAATTCCTATTATGAAGCCGAGGGAGAGCGGCATGCGCGCAGCAGGCGAGGGATGCTCGCGAGGCCATCGCTTGCCGACATCCTCACTTGGCGCGAGCATGTCACGCAGGCGATGGCACCCCTTTTCGGACGCGAGGAACTGGGCGACCTGATCGAATTGGGCATCGCGCACGAACAGCAGCACCAGGAGTTGCTGCTGACGGACATAAAGCACGCGCTGTTCCAGAATCCGCTTGGGCCTTCGATGTGGACAGAGCATCCGGAGATACCGCACCGGAGTGCCGGAAAGGGGAACTGGTCTGAACATCCCGGTGGCATCACACCTATCGGTCATCGCGGCCCGGGCTTTGCCTTCGACAACGAATGTCCGCGCCATCGCGTGCTTCTCGAGCCGTTCGCACTGGCAGACGATCTGGTCACCAATGGTGAGTGGCGGGCATTCATCGACGACGGTGGATATCGCGCGCCGTCGCTTTGGCTGTCCGACGGGTGGGCATGGGTTCAACGAGAAGGCATCGCCGGGCCGCTTTACTGGCGCGGCGATGAGGCGTTCACCCATTGCGGATGGCAGAAGCGGGACGAGCAAGCTCCTGTGACGCATATCTCGTATTACGAGGCCGACGCGTTCGCATGCTGGGCCGGTGCCCGCCTGCCGACCGAATTCGAATGGGAGGCCGCAGCCGCGACGCGCGACGCGCTGGCCGGCAATCAACTCGACCGGGCAGGGCCGCCGCTCCCGCAAGGAACAGGAGAATTGTTCGGCGACTGCTGGCAGTTCACACGCTCGGCTTACCTGCCGTATCCACGCTTCCGCGCCGCGGAAGGTGCAGTGGGCGAATACAACGGCAAGTTCATGTCGGGGCAGTTCGTGCTGAAAGGCGCCAGTTGCGCGACACCGCGGGGTCATTCGCGCTCCACCTACCGCAACTTCTTCTATCCCCACCACCGCTGGCAATTCACCGGCCTGCGCCTGGCAAAGGACGCCTGA
- a CDS encoding class II 3-deoxy-7-phosphoheptulonate synthase, translated as MAHQWKPDSWKSCEARHLPDYLDQAALAEAEATLSHFPPLVFAGEARALKADLAEVAGGRGFLLQGGDCAESFAEFHPNNIRDTFRVLLQMAVVLTFASKRPVVKVGRMAGQFAKPRSAPTETQGNVTLPSYLGDNINGIDFTPESRANDPRRMVRAYSQAAATLNLLRAFAGGGYANLRQVHRWTLDFMGRSPWADKFQDVADRIGESLDFMEACGINPETLPQLERTSFYTSHEALLLPYEQALTRQDSLTGDWYDCSAHMLWIGDRTRFPGSAHVEFCRGIGNPIGMKCGPSLAPDDLLRLLDTLNPGREPGRMTLISRFGDDKVEAGLPPLVRAVQREGHPVVWSCDPMHGNVIKSNSGFKTRPFDRILREVKGFFAVHRAEGTHAGGIHIEMTGQDVTECVGGAVAISHEALGDRYHTHCDPRLNAAQSLELAFLLAEMLNLEAGTRQADAA; from the coding sequence GTGGCACATCAGTGGAAACCGGATAGCTGGAAGTCTTGCGAAGCGCGGCACCTGCCGGATTACCTCGATCAAGCGGCCCTGGCCGAGGCGGAAGCAACTCTTTCCCATTTTCCCCCGCTGGTGTTCGCGGGCGAAGCGCGGGCGCTGAAGGCGGATCTCGCCGAAGTAGCGGGCGGACGCGGTTTCCTGCTCCAGGGCGGGGATTGCGCGGAAAGCTTCGCCGAGTTCCATCCCAATAACATCCGCGACACATTCCGCGTGCTGCTGCAGATGGCGGTGGTGTTGACTTTCGCCAGCAAGCGGCCGGTGGTGAAAGTCGGGCGGATGGCCGGCCAGTTCGCCAAGCCGCGCAGCGCGCCGACCGAGACGCAGGGGAACGTGACTTTGCCGAGCTATCTCGGCGATAACATCAACGGCATCGACTTTACTCCTGAGAGCCGGGCGAACGATCCCCGGAGGATGGTCCGCGCCTATTCGCAGGCTGCGGCCACCCTCAACCTGCTGCGCGCGTTCGCGGGCGGCGGCTATGCCAATCTGCGGCAGGTTCACCGCTGGACCCTGGATTTCATGGGACGGAGCCCGTGGGCGGACAAGTTCCAGGACGTCGCGGACCGGATCGGGGAATCGCTCGACTTCATGGAGGCGTGCGGGATCAATCCCGAGACGCTTCCCCAGCTTGAGCGCACCAGTTTCTACACCAGCCACGAGGCGCTGCTTCTGCCATACGAGCAGGCGCTCACCCGCCAGGACAGCCTCACCGGCGACTGGTACGATTGCTCGGCGCACATGCTGTGGATCGGCGACCGCACCCGGTTTCCCGGCAGCGCGCACGTCGAGTTCTGCCGCGGGATTGGCAACCCGATCGGCATGAAGTGCGGACCGAGCCTCGCGCCCGACGATCTGCTGCGCCTGCTCGATACGCTCAATCCCGGACGCGAACCGGGCCGAATGACGCTGATAAGCCGTTTCGGCGACGACAAGGTGGAAGCGGGGCTGCCGCCGCTCGTCCGCGCGGTTCAGCGCGAGGGGCACCCCGTCGTGTGGAGCTGCGATCCGATGCATGGCAATGTCATAAAGTCGAACAGCGGCTTCAAGACCCGGCCGTTCGATCGCATCTTGCGCGAGGTGAAGGGCTTCTTCGCGGTCCATCGCGCCGAAGGTACGCACGCTGGCGGCATTCATATCGAAATGACCGGGCAGGACGTCACCGAATGCGTAGGCGGAGCGGTTGCCATCAGCCACGAAGCACTGGGGGACCGCTATCACACCCATTGCGATCCGCGTCTCAACGCCGCGCAATCGCTGGAGCTGGCTTTCCTGCTGGCGGAAATGCTTAACCTGGAGGCAGGGACGCGCCAGGCGGACGCAGCCTAG
- a CDS encoding M16 family metallopeptidase: MTSLPRAVRHLAPLLPLMLLASPLPAQDEQAATAPKFVQTGNVTPWIYRGSDVPRDKEWLFGEMPNGLRYAVRKNGVPPQQVSIRVRIDAGSIHETDAEQGFAHLIEHMTFRESKYLADGAAIPTFQRLGATFGSDTNAETSPTQTVYKLDVPEATPAKLEEVFKLLSGMIQAPTLSAKGLAEDRPIVLAEKRERGAAAQRVAEESRKTIFAGQRLANRLPIGTEETLNAATAESVRAFHRRWYRPENTVVVVAGDADPRVLAGLVERYFGGWKGVGPHVKAPDFGDPKAPAGASRENPVGETQVLVEPDLPRSLTYAVMRPWRPVNDTIVYNEGLLLDSLAQAIINRRLESRARAGGSYLYAQVNQEDVSRTADATFVTFAPLTNDWKSALTDVRAVIADALAEPPTQEEIEREMAEFDVAFASSVEQRAVMAGSKLADDVVQAIDIRETVAAPETVLTVFRGMKDQFTPANVLAHTRSLFDGDVIRSVYVTPDGSEADPQALRSALLAPVKADGSARLTAKSISFGDLPAIGTPQQPSANGPLGLLDIQRVAFPNGTTALLWSNNAEPGRVTVKVRFGSGWRAFAPQDAVYAKLGESALVGSGVGELGQDELDRISNGRKMGFDFAIDDGVFTFTAQTRAADLADQLYLFAAKLATPRWDANPVLRAKAASKLAYESYATSPNGVLERDLQYQLYARDPRFATPDAAQLDTATPEGFRKVWEPLLKQGPVEVLIFGDFKTDEAIAALGRTFGALPQRAPIPAMALARGVKVASAGPPTVLHHRGDSNQAAAVIAWPSGAGVAGLPESRQLQILTDLFNNRLLDEMRERTGASYSPQVSSDWPEDIGSGGSISAVAMVRPEDVPAFFAATDEIARDLAANPPTADELARVTEPLKQSISRASTGNTFWLWQLEGASTDPQRVRLLRSLLNDYTQTTPQKMQALAAKYLAKQPFRLAVIPEGQQLATKVQRAAAGAR, translated from the coding sequence ATGACATCGCTCCCGCGTGCCGTCCGGCACCTCGCGCCCCTGCTTCCGCTCATGCTGCTTGCGTCGCCGCTTCCGGCGCAGGACGAACAGGCCGCTACCGCGCCGAAGTTCGTTCAGACAGGCAATGTCACCCCGTGGATCTATCGCGGCAGCGACGTTCCTCGCGACAAGGAATGGCTGTTTGGCGAGATGCCCAACGGGCTGCGCTACGCCGTACGCAAGAACGGGGTTCCTCCGCAGCAGGTGTCCATCCGCGTGCGTATCGACGCTGGCTCGATTCACGAGACCGATGCCGAGCAGGGTTTCGCCCACCTGATCGAGCACATGACATTCCGTGAGAGCAAATACCTAGCAGACGGCGCGGCAATCCCGACTTTCCAGCGGCTAGGCGCGACTTTCGGCAGCGACACCAATGCCGAAACCTCGCCGACACAGACGGTCTATAAGCTGGACGTTCCCGAAGCTACGCCGGCAAAGCTGGAGGAAGTGTTCAAGCTCTTGTCGGGCATGATCCAGGCGCCGACTCTGTCGGCCAAGGGCTTGGCCGAAGACCGGCCCATCGTGCTTGCGGAAAAGCGCGAGCGCGGCGCCGCGGCGCAGCGTGTGGCCGAAGAGAGCCGCAAGACGATCTTCGCCGGCCAGCGCCTTGCCAACCGGCTGCCGATCGGCACCGAGGAAACGCTTAACGCTGCCACCGCTGAATCGGTGCGAGCCTTTCACCGCCGCTGGTATCGACCGGAGAACACAGTCGTCGTGGTCGCAGGGGACGCCGACCCACGGGTGCTTGCAGGCTTGGTGGAAAGATATTTCGGCGGCTGGAAGGGCGTGGGACCGCACGTCAAGGCGCCCGATTTCGGCGATCCGAAGGCCCCGGCGGGGGCGAGCCGCGAAAACCCCGTGGGCGAAACGCAAGTGCTGGTCGAGCCGGACCTCCCGCGCAGCCTGACTTACGCGGTCATGCGGCCCTGGCGGCCGGTCAACGATACGATCGTTTATAACGAGGGACTGCTGCTCGACTCGCTTGCCCAGGCGATCATCAACCGGCGCCTGGAATCGCGTGCCCGGGCGGGCGGCTCTTACCTCTACGCGCAGGTCAACCAGGAAGACGTGAGCCGCACGGCGGACGCAACCTTCGTGACATTCGCGCCGCTGACCAACGACTGGAAGTCTGCGCTCACCGATGTTCGCGCCGTGATCGCGGATGCCCTGGCAGAGCCGCCGACGCAGGAAGAGATCGAGCGGGAAATGGCCGAGTTCGACGTCGCCTTCGCCAGTTCGGTTGAACAGCGGGCGGTCATGGCAGGTTCGAAGCTGGCCGACGATGTCGTCCAGGCGATCGACATCCGCGAGACGGTCGCTGCGCCAGAGACGGTGCTGACGGTGTTCCGCGGCATGAAGGACCAATTCACTCCGGCGAACGTGCTGGCGCATACGCGCTCGCTGTTCGACGGCGACGTGATCCGCTCGGTCTACGTCACTCCCGATGGTTCCGAGGCGGATCCCCAAGCTCTGCGCAGCGCGCTCCTCGCCCCGGTCAAGGCAGATGGAAGCGCGCGGTTGACGGCCAAATCCATTTCCTTCGGCGATTTGCCCGCAATCGGAACGCCACAGCAACCCTCGGCCAACGGGCCTCTCGGTCTGCTCGACATCCAGCGCGTGGCCTTCCCCAACGGGACGACAGCGCTGTTGTGGTCCAACAACGCCGAGCCGGGCCGGGTGACGGTCAAGGTCCGCTTCGGATCGGGTTGGCGCGCCTTTGCGCCGCAGGACGCGGTTTACGCCAAGCTGGGCGAAAGCGCGCTGGTCGGCTCGGGTGTCGGAGAGCTCGGGCAAGACGAACTCGACCGGATCAGCAATGGCCGCAAGATGGGCTTCGATTTCGCCATCGACGACGGAGTGTTCACCTTCACCGCGCAGACTCGCGCCGCCGACCTTGCCGACCAGCTCTATCTGTTCGCCGCCAAGCTGGCGACACCGCGCTGGGATGCCAATCCGGTGCTGCGCGCCAAGGCCGCTTCGAAACTGGCTTACGAAAGCTATGCCACCAGCCCGAACGGCGTTCTCGAGCGGGACCTGCAATACCAGCTCTATGCTCGCGATCCGCGCTTCGCGACGCCTGACGCGGCACAACTGGATACCGCCACGCCCGAAGGCTTCCGCAAGGTGTGGGAGCCTCTGCTCAAGCAAGGGCCGGTGGAAGTGCTCATCTTCGGTGACTTCAAGACCGACGAGGCAATTGCGGCACTTGGCCGGACCTTCGGCGCCCTGCCACAGCGCGCGCCGATCCCGGCAATGGCGCTGGCAAGGGGGGTGAAAGTGGCCTCGGCGGGCCCGCCGACGGTCCTTCACCACCGCGGCGACTCCAACCAGGCAGCCGCAGTGATCGCTTGGCCGAGCGGCGCAGGTGTCGCCGGGTTGCCGGAATCGCGCCAGCTTCAGATTCTTACCGACCTGTTCAACAATCGCCTTCTCGATGAAATGCGGGAGCGGACAGGAGCGAGCTATTCTCCGCAGGTCAGCAGCGACTGGCCCGAGGACATCGGGTCGGGCGGTTCGATTTCGGCAGTTGCGATGGTGCGGCCCGAGGACGTCCCGGCGTTTTTTGCCGCTACCGACGAGATCGCGAGGGATCTGGCCGCCAATCCGCCGACCGCGGACGAACTGGCCCGTGTTACGGAGCCGCTCAAGCAGTCGATCAGCCGTGCATCGACTGGGAACACGTTCTGGCTGTGGCAGCTCGAAGGTGCGAGCACCGATCCGCAACGGGTTCGCCTGCTCCGGTCGCTGCTGAACGACTACACGCAGACCACGCCGCAGAAGATGCAGGCGCTGGCGGCGAAGTACCTTGCAAAGCAGCCGTTCCGCCTCGCAGTCATCCCCGAGGGGCAGCAATTGGCAACCAAGGTGCAGAGAGCGGCCGCAGGAGCGCGCTAA
- a CDS encoding NifU family protein, which translates to MFIETETTPNPATLKFLPGRQVMPAGTREFASPEAAASSPLAEALFDTGEVTGVFFGADFVSVTAAPGADWSQLKPQVVAVLLDHFVSGAPLFAGGDAGGISVPAEADRIVEEDPADADIVAQINELLETRIRPAVANDGGDIIYRGYRDGVVHLQMQGACSGCPSSTATLKHGIEGLLKHYIPEVTEVRAA; encoded by the coding sequence ATGTTCATCGAGACAGAAACAACGCCCAATCCGGCGACGCTCAAATTCCTGCCCGGCCGTCAGGTGATGCCTGCAGGAACCCGCGAATTCGCGAGCCCCGAAGCGGCCGCATCGAGCCCGTTGGCCGAAGCGCTGTTCGACACCGGTGAGGTTACCGGCGTCTTCTTCGGCGCGGATTTCGTGTCGGTGACGGCTGCTCCCGGCGCTGACTGGAGCCAGCTCAAGCCGCAGGTCGTGGCCGTACTGCTCGATCATTTCGTCTCCGGTGCGCCCCTTTTTGCCGGCGGGGACGCTGGCGGGATCAGCGTGCCGGCAGAGGCCGACCGGATCGTCGAGGAAGACCCCGCCGATGCCGATATCGTCGCCCAGATCAACGAGCTTCTCGAAACGCGTATCCGGCCCGCGGTGGCCAACGATGGCGGCGACATCATCTATCGCGGCTACCGGGACGGCGTGGTTCACCTTCAGATGCAAGGCGCCTGCTCGGGCTGCCCTTCGTCGACCGCTACGCTCAAGCACGGGATCGAAGGGCTTTTGAAGCACTACATCCCAGAAGTCACCGAAGTGCGCGCCGCCTGA
- a CDS encoding malonic semialdehyde reductase — translation MNKQFHHRPLPDDALEQIFLEARTYNGWLDRPVTDEQLRAIWNLARMGPTSANMLPARIVWAKSADAKQRLAELAGGTNPAKILQAPVTAIIGYDIDFHDQLPWLFPHTDARSWFEGDEQGRELAAIRNSSLQGAYFIIAARALGLDTGPMSGFDNAKVDAAFFADQPRVRSNFICSVGYGDPATIFERSPRPDFDTFNRIA, via the coding sequence TTGAACAAACAATTCCACCATCGTCCGCTGCCGGACGATGCGCTCGAACAGATCTTCCTTGAAGCCCGCACATACAACGGTTGGCTCGACCGCCCGGTCACCGACGAACAGCTACGCGCGATCTGGAACCTGGCACGTATGGGCCCCACTTCGGCCAACATGTTGCCGGCGCGGATCGTCTGGGCAAAGTCGGCAGACGCCAAACAGCGCCTGGCCGAGCTTGCCGGTGGAACCAATCCGGCCAAAATCCTTCAGGCGCCGGTAACCGCCATCATCGGTTACGATATCGACTTTCACGACCAACTGCCGTGGCTCTTTCCGCACACCGATGCGCGAAGCTGGTTCGAAGGAGACGAGCAGGGGCGCGAACTCGCCGCCATTCGCAACTCCTCCTTGCAAGGCGCCTACTTCATCATTGCGGCCCGGGCTCTTGGTCTCGACACGGGACCCATGTCGGGTTTTGATAACGCGAAAGTCGACGCCGCGTTCTTCGCGGATCAGCCCCGCGTCCGATCCAACTTCATCTGTTCGGTCGGGTACGGCGATCCCGCGACAATCTTCGAGCGCAGCCCGCGACCCGACTTCGATACCTTCAATCGCATAGCCTGA
- the tsaB gene encoding tRNA (adenosine(37)-N6)-threonylcarbamoyltransferase complex dimerization subunit type 1 TsaB — translation MSGEAAKRTLAIECATEACSVALLEGAEVVASSHRVLGRGHAEQLVPMIAGLPGKGRADRILVSLGPGSFTGVRIGIATARALGLAWQAPVLGYPTLALVAAMALAGRDLSGVTVCMTGGHGEWFVQDFGPGPVLLGPVQSLVPEAAAGRNGRLPLAGSQATALAERRGDHSWAGITLPDAAQAGLLPTGILSETISPIYGRGPDARLPG, via the coding sequence ATGAGCGGCGAAGCGGCGAAGCGAACACTGGCAATCGAATGCGCTACGGAGGCCTGCTCGGTTGCCTTGCTCGAAGGCGCTGAAGTCGTCGCTTCTTCACATCGCGTACTCGGACGCGGCCACGCCGAACAGCTCGTCCCGATGATAGCCGGTCTGCCCGGCAAAGGTCGTGCTGACCGGATCCTGGTTTCACTCGGTCCGGGCAGCTTCACGGGGGTGCGCATCGGGATCGCCACCGCGCGTGCTCTGGGTCTCGCATGGCAGGCGCCGGTCCTGGGCTATCCCACGCTTGCTCTGGTGGCCGCCATGGCGCTCGCAGGCCGGGATCTGTCTGGGGTTACGGTATGCATGACGGGCGGACATGGCGAGTGGTTCGTGCAGGATTTCGGACCCGGACCAGTGCTGCTTGGGCCTGTACAGTCGCTTGTTCCCGAGGCCGCGGCCGGTCGCAACGGGCGGCTGCCCTTGGCGGGTTCCCAGGCGACCGCCCTTGCCGAACGCCGCGGCGACCATTCCTGGGCCGGGATTACCTTGCCGGACGCGGCGCAAGCCGGCCTCCTGCCGACCGGCATCCTCAGTGAGACCATTTCGCCAATCTATGGTCGCGGACCCGACGCGCGGCTGCCTGGATGA
- a CDS encoding GNAT family N-acetyltransferase, translating to MTDDLDRLMEVMEAAFEPQWGEAWTRRQVSESLVFPHTHSRLFGEDGQVALPEQPAAGFTLVRAAPGEEELLLIAVHPSHRGRGLGRRLLDQVIADARQRGAERVFLEMRSNNPAERLYRAAGFEPIGRRKDYYRLPSGKRLDAITFVCLIKGSST from the coding sequence ATGACTGACGATCTCGATCGCCTGATGGAAGTCATGGAAGCGGCGTTCGAGCCACAATGGGGCGAAGCGTGGACCAGGCGGCAAGTGAGCGAGTCGCTGGTCTTCCCACACACTCATAGCAGGCTGTTCGGAGAGGACGGGCAGGTGGCACTTCCGGAGCAGCCCGCTGCGGGTTTTACCCTTGTACGCGCCGCACCCGGGGAAGAAGAGTTGTTGCTCATCGCGGTGCATCCCTCCCACCGGGGCAGGGGTCTCGGCAGGCGCCTTCTCGATCAGGTTATTGCAGACGCACGGCAAAGGGGTGCGGAGCGCGTGTTCCTTGAGATGCGGTCGAACAATCCGGCCGAGAGACTCTACCGGGCCGCGGGGTTTGAGCCGATCGGACGGCGAAAGGATTATTATCGCCTTCCAAGTGGAAAAAGATTGGATGCAATTACATTCGTTTGCTTAATAAAAGGCAGTTCCACCTAG
- a CDS encoding MucR family transcriptional regulator, with amino-acid sequence MDTIETDMSEMLITLTSDIVAAHVSNNTISVDEVASLISTVYGALANLGEPPVVEEARPDPAVTIRASVKRDHLVCLEDGKKMKMLKRHLMTEHGMTPDEYRQRWGLAADYPMVAPDYAETRRDLAVKIGLGRKPGQKRGRKKKAA; translated from the coding sequence ATGGACACAATAGAAACCGACATGTCGGAGATGCTGATAACCCTAACTTCCGATATAGTCGCAGCTCACGTGAGCAACAACACTATTTCCGTCGACGAGGTGGCGAGCCTTATCTCCACCGTCTACGGTGCACTCGCCAATCTGGGTGAACCTCCGGTGGTAGAGGAAGCCCGCCCCGATCCGGCGGTCACTATTCGGGCATCGGTGAAGCGCGACCATCTTGTCTGTCTTGAAGACGGAAAGAAGATGAAGATGCTCAAGCGTCACTTGATGACCGAACACGGGATGACTCCCGACGAATATCGCCAGCGTTGGGGTCTGGCCGCGGATTATCCGATGGTTGCTCCCGACTATGCGGAAACCCGGCGGGATCTGGCCGTGAAGATCGGCCTGGGTCGCAAGCCTGGACAAAAACGCGGGCGGAAGAAGAAGGCTGCCTGA
- a CDS encoding Fur family transcriptional regulator has protein sequence MHHPIDLEQLCAERGLRITEQRRVIARVLSESDDHPDVEQLHRRAAAIDSKISIATVYRTVRLFEEAGILDRHDFGDGRARYEAAPEAHHDHLIDVETGKVIEFVDPELEALQRQIAAKLGFRLVDHRMELYGVRNDRKD, from the coding sequence TTGCACCACCCGATCGATCTTGAGCAACTGTGCGCCGAACGAGGGCTGCGGATCACTGAACAGCGCAGGGTCATCGCGCGCGTCCTTTCGGAAAGCGACGATCATCCCGATGTCGAGCAACTTCACCGGCGTGCGGCAGCCATCGACTCGAAAATTTCAATAGCCACGGTCTACCGGACAGTGCGCCTCTTCGAAGAGGCAGGTATCCTCGACCGCCATGATTTCGGCGACGGTCGTGCACGGTACGAGGCGGCACCCGAGGCGCACCACGATCACCTCATCGATGTCGAAACAGGCAAGGTCATCGAATTCGTCGACCCCGAGCTGGAGGCTCTGCAGCGGCAGATCGCCGCGAAGCTCGGCTTTCGCCTGGTAGATCACCGGATGGAACTCTACGGCGTCCGCAACGACCGCAAGGATTGA
- a CDS encoding lysophospholipid acyltransferase family protein, with protein sequence MTHVLPAARPNALAWPLIGFRLLLMAIMLAVCTPLHFLWRALGLGRWWPRVFLSSIGLVAGLHLRVKGTPAKGALLLANHVSWLDIPALSQVTGSAFVAHDGLAAFPLLKWLCEMNETVFIARHDRKSIAAQVQQVRTAMDQRGSLTLFPEGTTSDGTGLLPFKSALLSALHPLPPGAVVQPVLLDYEEAPGIAWVGDEHGLDNFKRILGRLRPLRLTLHFLDPLQGADLADRKSVSAAARARIAAEMSR encoded by the coding sequence ATGACGCACGTCCTGCCCGCGGCGCGGCCCAACGCGCTCGCCTGGCCTCTGATAGGCTTTCGCCTGCTTCTCATGGCCATCATGCTCGCCGTGTGCACGCCGCTCCACTTTTTGTGGCGCGCCCTGGGCCTCGGCCGCTGGTGGCCCCGCGTGTTTCTGTCCTCGATCGGCCTCGTGGCCGGGTTGCATCTGCGGGTGAAAGGCACGCCTGCAAAAGGCGCGCTGCTGCTCGCCAACCACGTGAGCTGGCTCGATATTCCCGCGCTGTCGCAGGTAACCGGAAGCGCCTTCGTCGCCCACGACGGCCTAGCCGCATTCCCGTTGCTGAAATGGCTATGCGAGATGAACGAGACCGTCTTTATCGCCCGGCATGACCGCAAAAGCATCGCAGCGCAGGTCCAGCAGGTGCGAACAGCGATGGACCAGCGCGGCAGCCTGACCCTCTTTCCCGAGGGCACCACGAGTGACGGTACCGGACTGCTGCCGTTCAAGTCCGCGCTTCTGTCGGCGCTGCACCCACTTCCGCCAGGGGCAGTCGTCCAGCCGGTGTTGCTCGACTACGAGGAGGCACCCGGAATTGCCTGGGTCGGAGACGAGCACGGGCTGGATAACTTCAAGCGCATCCTTGGCCGGCTGCGTCCGTTGCGGCTGACGCTGCACTTCCTCGATCCGTTGCAGGGAGCCGATCTTGCCGATCGCAAATCCGTCTCGGCTGCCGCCCGCGCCAGGATCGCTGCGGAGATGAGCCGCTAG